One part of the Raphanus sativus cultivar WK10039 chromosome 7, ASM80110v3, whole genome shotgun sequence genome encodes these proteins:
- the LOC108817868 gene encoding ADP,ATP carrier protein 2, mitochondrial: MVEQTQNPTILQKATSGQIMMRSGVSQDIHGYTSSFQRRATYGNYSNAAFQYPLAATSRIMTTTTSPVFVQAPSEKGFSSFAIDFLMGGVSAAVSKTAAAPIERVKLLIQNQDEMLKAGRLSEPYKGIGDCFGRTIKDEGFGSLWRGNTANVIRYFPTQALNFAFKDYFKRLFNFKKDRDGYWKWFAGNLGSGGAAGASSLLFVYSLDYARTRLANDSKAAKKGGERQFNGLVDVYKKTLKSDGIAGLYRGFNISCVGIIVYRGLYFGLYDSLKPLLPADLQDSFFASFALGWLITNGAGLASYPIDTVRRRMMMTSGEAVKYKSSMDAFQQILKKEGPKSLFKGAGANILRAIAGAGVLSGYDKLQLLLLGKKYGSGSG, translated from the exons ATGGTTGAACAAACTCAGAACCCCACGATTCTCCAGAAGGCGACATCTGGCCAAATCATGATGCGATCTGGTGTTTCTCAGGACATTCATGGTTACACTTCCTCTTTCCAGAGGCGTGCGACGTACGGAAACTACTCCAACGCTGCATTCCAGTACCCTCTTGCCGCCACATCCAGGATCATGACGACTACTACCTCTCCCGTGTTTGTGCAAGCTCCGAGTGAGAAAGGATTCTCTAGCTTCGCTATTGATTTCCTCATGGGTGGTGTGTCCGCTGCTGTCTCCAAGACCGCTGCTGCTCCCATCGAGCGTGTCAAGCTTTTGATTCAGAACCAGGATGAGATGCTCAAGGCTGGGAGGTTATCTGAGCCTTACAAGGGTATTGGTGACTGTTTCGGCAGGACCATTAAGGATGAGGGTTTTGGTTCTTTGTGGAGAGGAAACACTGCTAATGTTATCCGTTACTTCCCCACTCAG GCGTTGAACTTTGCTTTCAAAGATTACTTCAAGAGGCTTTTCAACTTCAAGAAGGACAGGGATGGTTACTGGAAGTGGTTTGCTGGTAACTTGGGATCTGGAGGTGCTGCTGGTGCCTCTTCCCTTCTCTTCGTGTACTCTCTTGACTACGCACGTACCCGTCTTGCCAATGACTCTAAGGCAGCTAAGAAGGGAGGGGAAAGGCAGTTCAATGGTCTTGTTGATGTCTACAAGAAGACCCTCAAGTCTGATGGTATTGCTGGACTTTACCGTGGATTCAACATCTCCTGTGTTGGTATCATTGTCTACCGTGGTCTCTACTTTGGTCTGTACGACTCTTTGAAGCCTCTTCTCCCTGCTGACCTCCAG GACAGCTTCTTCGCCAGCTTTGCCCTTGGATGGCTCATCACCAACGGTGCTGGTCTTGCGTCTTACCCAATCGACACCGTCCGTAGAAGAATGATGATGACCTCCGGTGAAGCCGTGAAGTACAAGAGTTCGATGGATGCATTCCAACAGATCCTGAAGAAGGAAGGACCAAAGTCTCTGTTCAAGGGTGCTGGTGCCAACATCCTGCGTGCCATTGCAGGAGCTGGTGTGCTATCTGGATACGACAAGCTGCAGTTACTTCTCCTCGGAAAGAAGTACGGATCTGGATCCGGCTAA
- the LOC108817462 gene encoding uncharacterized protein LOC108817462, which produces MLPPELQPQLFRPHISSASSSSSEPASSSPNYTPHISPASTRNLIDRRRTSGAAPPTSRSNNSRFSPSSFAYNGRIALALVPCAAFLLDLGGAPVIATLTVGLLISYVLDSLDVKLGAFLGIWTSLIAAQLAFFFSSPLLSSFDSLPLAFLAAFLCAETTFLVGCWASLQFKWLHLENPSIVVALERLLFACVPFTASSLFAWAAISAVGMSSSSSYYFLVFACVFYWLFAVPRVSSFKTKQDAKYHGGEIPDDNYILGPLESSFLSLNLMFTPLLFHVASHYSVMFSSAASVSDLLLLFFVPFLFQLYASTRGGLRWVTKDTHRLQSVRIVSGAVAMVVIVVCLEIRVVFRSFGKYIQVPPPLNYLLVTTTLLGGAAGAGASVLGMISSGLSSAFFTALAVIVSSAGAIVVGFPLLFTPLPAVAGLYFARFFTKKSVPSYFAFVALGSLMVIWFVMHNYWDLNIWLAGMFLKSFCKLIVANIIIAMVIPGLVLLPSKLHFLTEAGMVAHALLLCYIEDRFFNYSTIYHYGMEDDVMYPSYMVILTTLVGLAVVRRLFADQRIGSKAVWILTCLYSAKLAMLFLSSKSIVWVAAALLLAVSPPLLLYKEKSKSASKMKPWQGYAHAVVVAISVWFCRETIFDALQWWNGRPPSDGLLLGFCIVLIGLACIPIVALHFSHVLSAKRSLVLVVATGCMFILMQPPMPMTWSYHSEMIKATRQSADDISIYGLMASKPTWPSWLLIVALLLILAAATSLVPIKHVVALRAFYSVAMGVALGIYISAEFFLQDASFLHVLIVTTMVYASFFVIFTHFPSASTTDLLPVAFAHLVAFVPVTYLIEGQVRIKNDLGDNDAWGWDAREEDKKATAMLAIEGARTSLLGLYAAIFMLIALLIKFELTSLLREKVSEKSGQSKTQGGATGMFSTRTRLMQQRRATTIQLSFAVDKMSEEGAAWMPTLGNVATIVCFAICLILNIHITGSSSEAIFFLAPILLLLNQDSHLLSGFGDKQRYFPVTLAISTYLALSSLYVVWEEIWFGGNTGWGVEIGGREWFFAVKNLALLILTAPGHIIFNRYVWSYITKNSDPSPMLTVPLSFAAVVITDVFQVRLLGILGIVYSVAQYVISRQQHMKGLRYI; this is translated from the exons ATGTTGCCACCGGAGCTGCAACCGCAGCTATTCCGGCCGCACATatcctccgcctcctcctcctcaagtGAACCAGCTTCGTCTTCTCCCAATTACACTCCCCACATTAGCCCGGCCTCGACCAGAAACCTCATCGATCGTCGTCGAACTAGCGGCGCTGCTCCTCCTACTTCGAGATCCAACAACTCTCGCTTCTCTCCTTCCTCCTTCGCCTACAACGGACGCATCGCGCTCGCTCTCGTCCCCTGCGCCGCCTTCCTCCTCGACCTCGGCGGCGCTCCGGTGATCGCCACCCTCACCGTCGGCCTCCTCATCTCCTACGTCCTCGATTCCCTCGACGTCAAGCTCGGAGCCTTCCTCGGGATATGGACGTCGCTCATCGCAGCTCAGCtcgccttcttcttctcctctcccCTCCTCTCCTCCTTCGATTCCCTCCCCCTCGCCTTCCTCGCGGCGTTTCTCTGCGCCGAGACGACTTTCCTCGTCGGATGCTGGGCTTCGCTCCAGTTCAAGTGGCTCCACCTCGAGAATCCTTCGATCGTCGTCGCTCTCGAGCGTCTCCTGTTCGCGTGCGTCCCTTTCACAGCCTCTTCGCTTTTCGCCTGGGCTGCGATCTCCGCCGTCGGGATGAGCAGCAGCTCGTCTTACTACTTCCTCGTGTTCGCTTGCGTCTTCTACTGGCTCTTCGCTGTTCCTAGGGTTTCTTCGTTTAAGACCAAGCAGGACGCTAAGTACCACGGAGGAGAGATCCCTGACGATAACTACATCCTCGGACCTCTCGAGAGCTCCTTCCTTTCGCTCAATTTAATGTTCACGCCGCTTCTCTTCCACGTGGCGTCGCATTACTCCGTCATGTTCTCATCAGCTGCTTCCGTCTCCGATTTGCTGCTCCTCTTCTTCGTCCCTTTCCTGTTTCAGCTCTACGCTTCGACGAGAGGTGGTCTTCGGTGGGTTACCAAGGATACACATCGGCTGCAGAGTGTTCGGATTGTGAGTGGGGCTGTTGCTATGGTCGTGATTGTCGTCTGTTTGGAGATTAGAGTTGTTTTCCGCTCTTTTGGGAAGTATATCCAGGTGCCTCCTCCGTTGAACTACCTTCTCGTGACGACGACGCTGCTCGGAGGTGCTGCTGGCGCTGGTGCTTCTGTTCTCGGAATGATCTCGAGTGGTCTTAGCTCTGCCTTTTTCACTGCTTTAGCTGTGATTGTGAGCTCTGCTGGAGCTATCGTTGTAGGATTCCCACTTCTG TTCACTCCTCTTCCTGCAGTCGCTGGGCTTTATTTTGCTCGTTTCTTTACGAAGAAAAGTGTGCCTTCTTACTTTGCATTTGTTGCGCTTGGAAGCTTAATGGTTATATGGTTCGTAATGCATAACTACTGGGATTTGAACATATGGTTAGCCGGCATGTTCCTCAAATCATTCTGTAAGCTTATAGTGGCTAACATTATCATAGCCATGGTCATCCCTGGTCTTGTTCTTCTCCCATCAAAACTTCACTTCCTGACTGAAGCTGGTATGGTGGCCCACGCATTGTTGCTGTGCTACATTGAGGACCGCTTTTTTAATTACTCAACCATATACCATTATGGAATGGAAGACGATGTGATGTACCCTAGTTACATGGTTATCTTGACGACGCTAGTTGGATTGGCTGTGGTGAGGAGATTATTTGCTGATCAGCGAATTGGATCAAAGGCCGTCTGGATCTTGACTTGTCTGTATTCAGCAAAATTGGCTATGCTCTTCCTTTCATCAAAATCAATTGTATGGGTGGCTGCAGCTCTACTGCTAGCTGTTTCCCCTCCCTTGCTGCTATACAA GGAGAAGTCGAAATCTGCCTCTAAAATGAAACCATGGCAAGGTTATGCTCATGCTGTAGTGGTTGCTATCTCTGTTTGGTTTTGCCGAGAAACGATATTTGATGCTCTACAGTGGTGGAATGGAAGACCGCCATCTGATGGCTTGCTGCTTGGTTTCTGCATCGTTTTAATTGGTCTGGCCTGTATACCAATTGTTGCTCTCCACTTTTCGCATGTCCTG TCAGCTAAGAGAAGCTTGGTATTGGTAGTGGCAACTGGATGCATGTTTATTCTGATGCAGCCACCGATGCCTATGACGTGGAGTTACCATTCAGAAATGATCAAGGCCACTCGTCAGTCAGCTGATGACATATCTATCTACGGATTGATGGCATCTAAACCGACTTGGCCATCTTGGTTGTTAATTGTGGCGCTCCTGTTGATTCTTGCTGCTGCCACATCTCTAGTCCCAATCAAACACGTGGTAGCCCTGAGAGCATTTTACTCCGTTGCCATGGGTGTAGCTCTCGGTATTTACATATCCGCAGAGTTCTTTCTACAAGATGCTAGTTTTCTACACGTTCTGATTGTTACGACGATGGTCTATGCTTCATTTTTTGTCATCTTCACCCATTTTCCATCTGCCTCAACCACAGACCTACTTCCCGTGGCGTTTGCTCATCTCGTGGCTTTTGTTCCAGTGACATATTTGATAGAAGGTCAGGTCAGAATTAAAAATGATCTCGGGGATAATGATGCCTGGGGTTGGGATGCCAGGGAGGAGGATAAGAAAGCCACCGCAATGTTGGCCATCGAAGGTGCAAGAACATCTCTTCTAGGTCTCTATGCAGCGATCTTTATGCTCATAGCCCTCTTGATTAAGTTTGAGCTCACTTCGCTTTTGCGTGAGAAAGTCTCTGAGAAGAGTGGTCAGTCAAAAACCCAAGGCGGCGCAACGGGGATGTTCTCAACCCGAACGAGGTTGATGCAGCAACGCCGGGCCACCACGATCCAATTAAGCTTTGCAGTAGATAAAATGTCGGAAGAAGGAGCGGCCTGGATGCCTACATTAGGTAACGTCGCCACCATCGTGTGCTTTGCCATTTGCTTAATTCTCAACATCCACATCACCGGCAGCTCAAGCGAAGCGATCTTCTTCCTGGCTCCAATCTTACTTCTCCTGAACCAAGACTCTCATCTCTTATCCGGATTCGGCGACAAACAGAGATACTTCCCCGTTACACTAGCTATATCAACATATTTGGCTTTATCCTCTCTGTACGTTGTATGGGAAGAAATTTGGTTCGGTGGGAACACAGGTTGGGGAGTAGAAATCGGAGGGCGTGAATGGTTCTTTGCGGTGAAGAACCTCGCTCTCCTGATACTCACAGCACCAGGTCACATAATATTCAACAGATACGTGTGGAGTTACATCACTAAAAACTCAGACCCGTCGCCGATGCTGACCGTGCCACTTAGCTTTGCAGCAGTGGTAATAACGGACGTGTTTCAGGTTCGGCTTCTGGGAATTTTAGGCATTGTTTACTCAGTGGCTCAGTATGTGATATCTAGGCAGCAACATATGAAAGGGCTGAGGTATATCTAA
- the LOC108817309 gene encoding uncharacterized protein LOC108817309 isoform X2, translating into MSLVDYDDSSDDDVLPAAAEHMEALPQQPQQKQKPSPAPPNTRCIKEKGKSEELPQLPDALLLLESPRLSQVNGGDHASLFAAAMAESALRKRVFNGKSSSLPRRSKLARGNLPHSKNSPDTLGNVLVPPQLNGRSNVATEDMSRLFVKKRQDSTSKARSPNQA; encoded by the exons ATGTCACTGGTAGACTACGACGATTCATCCGATGACGATGTCTTACCTGCTGCGGCGGAGCACATGGAAGCTCTGCCACAACAACCGCAACAGAAACAAAAACCCTCTCCAGCTCCTCCAAATACACG ATGTATAAAGGAGAAGGGAAAAAGCGAAGAGCTTCCTCAGCTACCAGATGCTTTACTTCTTCTGGAGTCACCGAGACTCTCACAGGTGAATGGTGGTGACCATGCTTCCCTTTTTGCAGCTGCAATGGCCGAGAGTGCATTACGGAAAAGAGTGTTTAATGGGaagtcttcttctcttcctcgtCGTTCTAAGCTAGCTAGAGGAAATCTGCCTCATTCCAAGAATAGTCCAGATACTTTGGGTAATGTGCTTGTGCCTCCTCAGCTCAATGGAAG GAGCAATGTTGCCACCGAAGATATGAGCAGGCTTTTTGTGAAAAAACGACAAGACTCCACCTCCAAGGCGAGATCTCCTAATCAGGCATAG
- the LOC108817308 gene encoding ATP synthase subunit O, mitochondrial, with product MALAGRIRSGISFFKTIAVSDSISSARSYPSGRPLIPALRDYATASAQKTGNVKVPVALVGESGNFASWLYIAAVKMNSLEKIESDLSELVEAMKTSPTFSQFTKDPSVPRETRLAAIVDVCDKAKFAEPTKNFLSLLAENGKLKNLDVIVKKFMQLTTAHRGDVKVLVTTVMPLPPAEEKELKETLQEIIGEGKKVTVEQKIDPSIYGGLIVEFQQKVLDMSIRTRAQQMERLLREPVDLSNL from the exons atggcTTTGGCTGGTCGTATCAGATCCGGGATCTCCTTCTTCAAGACCATCGCCGTCTCAGATTCCATCTCCTCTGCCAGATCTTATCCCAGTGGACGGCCTCTTATCCCTGCG TTGAGAGACTATGCAACAGCTTCAGCTCAGAAAACTGGCAATGTTAAG GTGCCAGTGGCTTTAGTTGGTGAATCTGGCAACTTTGCTTCGTGGCTGTACATTGCAGCTGTGAAGATGAATTCCTTGGAAAAGATTGAGTCTGATCTTTCTGAGCTGGTTGAGGCGATGAAGACCAGCCCTACTTTCTCACAGTTTACTAAGGATCCCTCTGTTCCTAGAGAGACAAGACTTGCTGCTATTGTCGATGTTTGTGACAAAGCAAAGTTTGCAGAACCCACCAAGAACTTCCTCT CTTTGTTAGCTGAGAATGGAAAGCTGAAGAACCTAGACGTGATTGTGAAAAAATTCATGCAGCTGACAACAGCACATAGGGGAGACGTCAAAGTCTTGGTTACCACTGTCATG CCACTTCCTCCTGCCGAGGAAAAGGAACTTAAGGAGACACTTCAGGAGATCATTGGAGAAGGGAAGAAAGTAACTGTGGAACAGAAG ATTGATCCGAGTATCTATGGAGGGCTAATAGTAGAGTTCCAACAAAAGGTGTTGGACATGTCAATCAGGACAAGAGCACAGCAGATGGAGAGGCTCCTCCGTGAACCTGTTGACCTCAGCAACCTCTGA
- the LOC108817305 gene encoding cytochrome b-c1 complex subunit Rieske-2, mitochondrial: MLRVAGRRLLSVQQRSSTATTFVLSRDHTIDSSSSATPRSVPSPDLSSFNSYHRSLIRGFASQVLTQGNEVGFASEVPATVEAVKTPNSKIVYDDHNHERYPPGDPSKRAFAYFVLSGGRFVYASVLRLLVLKLIVSMSASKDVLALASLEVDLGSIEPGTTVTVKWRGKPVFIRRRTEDDIKLANSVDLGTLRDPQEDAVRVKNPEWLVVVGVCTHLGCIPLPNAGDYGGWFCPCHGSHYDISGRIRKGPAPYNLEVPTYSFLEENKLLIG; encoded by the exons ATGCTGCGAGTTGCAGGGAGGAGGCTTTTGTCTGTACAGCAGAGATCTTCGACTGCGACCACCTTCGTCCTGTCCCGAGATCATACCATCGACTCATCTTCCTCCGCCACCCCCAGATCTGTTCCATCTCCTGATCTCTCGTCTTTCAATTCTTACCACAGGAGCCTTATAAGAG GTTTCGCTTCTCAAGTCCTCACCCAAGGAAATGAGGTAGGTTTTGCTTCGGAAGTCCCAGCCACCGTGGAGGCTGTCAAGACACCCAACTCAAAGATTGTGTATGATGACCACAACCATGAGCGTTACCCGCCTGGTGACCCTAGCAAGCGTGCATTCGCCTATTTCGTCCTTTCTGGTGGGAGGTTTGTCTACGCCTCTGTTCTCCGCCTTCTTGTTCTGAAGCTCATTGTCAGCATGTCCGCGAGTAAAGATGTCCTTGCACTCGCATCCCTCGAGGTCGACCTTGGGAGCATCGAACCGGGAACTACAGTCACGGTGAAGTGGCGTGGAAAGCCCGTGTTCATCAGGAGAAGGACAGAGGACGACATCAAGCTGGCCAACAGTGTGGATCTTGGAACTCTGAGAGACCCACAGGAAGATGCGGTGAGGGTGAAGAATCCGGAATGGTTAGTGGTGGTTGGAGTCTGCACTCACTTGGGATGCATCCCTTTGCCTAACGCTGGTGATTATGGAGGTTGGTTCTGCCCCTGCCACGGATCGCATTACGATATATCTGGAAGGATCAGGAAAGGTCCGGCACCGTACAACCTGGAAGTACCGACATACAGCTTTTTGGAAGAGAATAAGTTACTCATTGGTtga
- the LOC108817482 gene encoding uncharacterized protein LOC108817482, with amino-acid sequence MASISNLANLTPTATSTNSRSSSSSSLLPRSFVSLRSLNAKLSSSSHLSLRYNQTSRSSLFVRCSASGGNGSAAKRTTLHDLYEKEGQSPWYDNLCRPVTDLLPFIARGVRGVTSNPAIFQKAISTSNAYNDQFRALVESGKDIESAYWELVVKDIQDACKLFEPIYDQTEAEDGYVSVEVSPRLADDTNGTVEAAKYLHKVVNRRNVYIKIPATAPCIPSIRDVIASGISVNVTLIFSIARYEAVIDAYLDGLEASGLDDLSKVTSVASFFVSRVDTLMDKMLEKIGTPEALDLRGKAAVAQAALAYKLYQKKFSGPRWEALVKKGAKKQRLLWASTSVKNPAYSDTLYVAPLIGPDTVSTMPDQALEAFIDHGTVKRTIDANVSEAEGIYSALEKLGIDWNKVGEQLEEEGVDSFKKSFESLLGTLQDKANTLKLASH; translated from the exons ATGGCTTCTATCTCCAATCTCGCAAACCTTACACCCACCGCCACTTCCACCAACTCCagatcttcctcctcctcctccctctTACCCAGATCTTTCGTCAGCCTCCGCAGTTTGAACGCTAagctttcctcttcttctcatCTTTCCCTTCGTTACAACCAAACATCCAGATCTTCCCTCTT TGTGAGGTGTTCAGCCTCTGGTGGAAACGGAAGTGCTGCCAAGAGAACGACTCTTCACGATCTATACGAGAAGGAAGGCCAGAGTCCTTGGTATGACAATCTTTGCCGTCCCGTCACTGATCTTCTCCCCTTTATTGCTCGTGGTGTCCGTGGCGTTACTAGCAACCCTGCG ATCTTCCAGAAAGCCATCTCCACTTCAAATGCTTATAATGATCAGTTCAG GGCACTTGTGGAATCAGGAAAGGACATTGAAAGCGCCTACTGGGAACTCGTGGTGAAGGATATTCAGGATGCTTGCAAGCTCTTTGAGCCGATCTATGACCAGACAGAAGCTGAGGATGGTTATGTCTCTGTTGAAGTCTCACCTAGGCTTGCTGATGATACCAATGGCACTGTCGAAGCTGCTAAATATCTCCACAAGGTTGTTAACCGTCGTAACGTCTACATCAAGATCCCTGCCACTGCTCCTTGCATTCCTTCCATCAGGGATGTCATTGCTTCTGGAATTAGTGTCAATGTCACT CTTATATTCTCAATAGCCAGATACGAGGCGGTGATCGATGCATATTTGGATGGGCTTGAGGCCTCTGGACTTGATGACCTCTCAAAGGTTACAAGTGTTGCATCCTTCTTTGTCAGTAGAGTGGATACTCTCATGGACAAGATGCTTGAGAAAATTGGTACCCCAGAAGCCCTAGACCTCCGTGGCAAG GCAGCTGTGGCTCAAGCTGCATTAGCATACAAGCTGTACCAGAAAAAATTCTCAGGACCAAGATGGGAGGCTCTGGTGAAGAAAGGTGCCAAGAAGCAGAGGCTTCTCTGGGCATCCACAAGTGTTAAGAACCCAGCTTACTCTGACACTTTATATGTTGCTCCTCTCATTGGACCTGACACT GTGTCAACCATGCCTGATCAAGCCCTGGAAGCATTCATAGATCATGGAACCGTGAAGAGGACGATAGATGCAAATGTGTCGGAAGCAGAAGGAATATACAGTGCACTAGAGAAGCTGGGAATAGACTGGAACAAAGTGGGAGAACAGTTGGAAGAAGAAGGTGTAGACTCGTTCAAAAAGAGTTTCGAGAGTCTGCTTGGTACACTACAAGACAAGGCCAACACTCTCAAATTAGCCAGCCAttga
- the LOC108815160 gene encoding uncharacterized protein LOC108815160 — MVADQVVTCIMCLSYEDFPAFVAYLRKFMLSPEISYITGLTRGHLNLISIHNNRENILFEMEQHSTHVCIPAFEDICVRAEMYNREIEARDRAIARRNQMGISSVFERGESSNSRQFLRGGQQRTNGGQGNAASRTIFLTFSRGYPVSREEVHGYFTWRFGDMIEAIHMGGTEGTGQNLYATMLLNSPSKIPEILMEGVFRTKYTINGKHVWARKFIPSHKSSSKKNRYLHSHGNYF; from the exons ATGGTCGCTGATCAAGTGGTGACATGCATTATGTGCTTGTCCTACGAAGATTTCCCAGCGTTCGTGGCATACTTGAGGAAATTCATGCTCTCTCCAGAGATATCTTACATCACGGGTCTCACGAGAGGGCACTTAAACCTCATATCCATCCATAACAACCGCGAAAACATTCTCTTTGAGATGGAGCAGCATTCGACGCATGTGTGCATCCCAGCTTTTGAGGATATATGCGTGCGTGCTGAGATGTACAACAGAGAGATTGAAGCCAGGGATAGAGCGATAGCAAGGAGGAACCAGATGGGAATTAGCAGTGTTTTTGAAAGAGGTGAATCAAGTAATAGCCGCCAGTTCTTACGTGGTGGTCAACAAAGAACAAACGGTGGGCAAGGAAACGCAGCTTCTAGGACTATCTTCCTCACATTTTCTAGAGGATACCCAGTTTCTAGAGAAGAAGTTCATGGCTACTTTACCTG GAGATTTGGGGATATGATAGAAGCGATACACATGGGTGGAACGGAAGGGACTGGACAAAATCTGTATGCAACGATGCTGTTAAATTCTCCCTCCAAAATTCCAGAGATTCTAATGGAAGGGGTGTTCAGGACCAAATACACCATCAATGGAAAACATGTTTGGGCTCGAAAATTCATTCCCAGCCACAAATCCTCCTCCAAGAAAAATCGTTATCTCCACTCCCATGGAAACTATTTCTAG
- the LOC108817381 gene encoding cytochrome b-c1 complex subunit Rieske-2, mitochondrial-like, with protein sequence MLRVAGRRLLSVSQRSSTATSTFALSRDQSSGSSSATRSVPSADLSRFDSYHRSSLIRGFSSQVLTQGNEVGFGSEPATVEAVKTPNSKIVYDDHNHERYPPGDPSKRAFAYFVLSGGRFVYASVLRLLVLKLIVSMSASKDVLALASLEVDLGSIEPGTTVTVKWRGKPVFIRRRTEDDIKLANSVDLGSLRDPQEDAVRVKNPEWLVVVGVCTHLGCIPLPNAGDYGGWFCPCHGSHYDISGRIRKGPAPYNLEVPTYSFLEENKLLIG encoded by the exons ATGCTGCGAGTAGCAGGGAGAAGGCTTTTATCAGTTTCGCAGAGATCTTCGACTGCGACCTCCACCTTCGCTCTCTCCCGAGACCAGAGCAGCGGCTCCTCTTCCGCCACCAGATCTGTCCCCTCTGCAGATCTTTCACGTTTCGATTCTTACCACCGTAGTAGCCTTATAAGAG GTTTCTCTTCTCAAGTCCTTACCCAAGGGAATGAGGTAGGTTTTGGTTCGGAACCAGCCACGGTCGAGGCTGTCAAAACACCCAACTCAAAGATTGTCTATGATGACCACAACCATGAGCGTTACCCGCCTGGTGACCCTAGCAAGCGTGCCTTTGCTTATTTCGTCCTTTCCGGTGGGAGGTTTGTCTACGCCTCTGTTCTCCGCCTTCTCGTTCTCAAGCTTATTGTCAGCATGTCCGCGAGTAAAGATGTCCTTGCACTTGCATCCCTCGAGGTTGACCTCGGTAGCATCGAACCGGGAACCACTGTCACGGTTAAGTGGCGTGGAAAGCCCGTGTTCATCAGGAGAAGGACGGAAGATGACATCAAGCTGGCTAATAGTGTGGATCTTGGTTCTCTGAGGGACCCGCAAGAAGATGCGGTGAGGGTGAAGAATCCGGAATGGCTAGTGGTTGTTGGAGTCTGCACTCACTTGGGATGCATCCCTTTGCCTAACGCTGGTGATTATGGAGGTTGGTTTTGTCCGTGTCATGGTTCGCATTATGATATCTCTGGAAGGATTAGGAAAGGTCCTGCACCCTATAACCTGGAAGTACCAACATACAGCTTCTTGGAAGAGAACAAGTTACTCATTGGTTga
- the LOC108817309 gene encoding uncharacterized protein LOC108817309 isoform X1 yields MSLVDYDDSSDDDVLPAAAEHMEALPQQPQQKQKPSPAPPNTRRCIKEKGKSEELPQLPDALLLLESPRLSQVNGGDHASLFAAAMAESALRKRVFNGKSSSLPRRSKLARGNLPHSKNSPDTLGNVLVPPQLNGRSNVATEDMSRLFVKKRQDSTSKARSPNQA; encoded by the exons ATGTCACTGGTAGACTACGACGATTCATCCGATGACGATGTCTTACCTGCTGCGGCGGAGCACATGGAAGCTCTGCCACAACAACCGCAACAGAAACAAAAACCCTCTCCAGCTCCTCCAAATACACG GAGATGTATAAAGGAGAAGGGAAAAAGCGAAGAGCTTCCTCAGCTACCAGATGCTTTACTTCTTCTGGAGTCACCGAGACTCTCACAGGTGAATGGTGGTGACCATGCTTCCCTTTTTGCAGCTGCAATGGCCGAGAGTGCATTACGGAAAAGAGTGTTTAATGGGaagtcttcttctcttcctcgtCGTTCTAAGCTAGCTAGAGGAAATCTGCCTCATTCCAAGAATAGTCCAGATACTTTGGGTAATGTGCTTGTGCCTCCTCAGCTCAATGGAAG GAGCAATGTTGCCACCGAAGATATGAGCAGGCTTTTTGTGAAAAAACGACAAGACTCCACCTCCAAGGCGAGATCTCCTAATCAGGCATAG